In Montipora capricornis isolate CH-2021 chromosome 4, ASM3666992v2, whole genome shotgun sequence, a single genomic region encodes these proteins:
- the LOC138045811 gene encoding uncharacterized protein yields MASSSGTSQEQRRWLAVGIGLHRVLTPCLRKEIKSKMTSFYHHVVGNFGLDKQTFVAHWKSIPPSKTLLNYVSINNNNIHRNPRHYDYCVKDEVSLAKLFMKPFMAHYNAFDHSFDSSAALAVLCGASPFISVKGNADDVRSQVRNNWAHCDFTIWTEGHYHTCFDLMEALVTNLGILPADEKSTIGELELWRNQGLEICLLKTLDSTLLQDICKEIQQLSDSLDDYKEEQRTQIRRTLEVFRTEFDSAISALQEKQNALEKRCEELKCNQDVIREEMSTMDKDHEIHWETTQEVLGLCKTLEAKSLFMQGDLDQIMATVKRMQPSEDVSQVVFDAPEQSKWFTGREHELKSLEKCLPLEESKEVRMAAICGLGGCGKTTLAVQFAWQHKHEYEGGVFWISMEDEKKFENSLSDLSLRLEIQANSFDMMLSKVLLWISKQKRPWLLVVDDVDQLSLSEQMHKVFCGRWKRQASGHILLTTRREAKEVCEAINMELSCCLEVYDFPEDDAKRFLVARSGVNSVIEQDVALDELVRELGSLPLALEQAGAHIKALQCSVSKYLEEYKSQWLNLLNQQLAKQSSEYESRSRLAVHTTWLLNFEYVRKSPHGAIASTFVQASAFLAPNEIQEELINSQLLTDADQSGQSCNQLSLVKNHVIKTLTQFSLFQKTSSRSLGLHRLVQEVIRNRMTIKETSSSLIRAGKILFQAFRDCPSPDRILQDVTISPQEQPSAHVTNPSLFYLWSKLAIHASELQDHLRVFLDRPDIIRESKTAVLTPEACRVLYENALHLSVHGHQEDAKESERFSLQILDSCPSDGTTLDPEDLRKRFPHTLPLSQKLQKTILYSSRLPTENQASASFKETQLKRDFIDQIRLRGNGLFKKDCFKEAVEAYTEALEASQDAKHPDPRLLNNRATAYLKMENFTEGLQDSEEYIKIMPDCWKGYTRKALALIGLGLRLPALCSAAIAYYYDSNSCRSYEPFRNKFKDLDKNWEVIDCSEALRRSLRRNTKKVILLENGQYEMANGDYRLTLIKNTAMACLRCKSDVTINCTEVTLSANCHFESINFVVQNEIVVPPNGNAEFHKCTFRNSVSKLPVMSICGATKFFECTVKDSKGSGIAVSGPKSSAALIKCNISGNGRMENPYAFGIRVFNKGSLLVHKCHIYGNIRGIWIDESPTVGVAARGAIITDSEVYDNKYEGVVVGGVPGSPVCPVIVMSGNKIYHNGMFGFRATLNINDIRFEDNMVFENLWWGVCVHNNSGGFYKGNEICNNKMGGIMVGKQSPGKPSCVVENNFIHDNCGPAFHEGLRPSERDSFPKQLHIFFDRAFESRLQGRSMVSFPNNVLTEFHPNRCLRNDQRQTNFTAATLKQYCVYCFQRDVELKRCKRCKTATYCGRKCQELHWEKHKYTCKATSERNLVDVDLTTDKSFMISTIGEGLEPSGPDYAPPPLRDGSRFIVKVQTLEADTTFGKIIDMRGFVSDEQDPNKARIMIYDRSRHVNFITSHKPPLYHLIMGCGMMGVTMTLTKKLYCWAAFKDAKTLRIFTHDFPQVQKW; encoded by the exons ATGGCTTCCTCATCCGGGACATCACAGGAGCAGCGCCGGTGGTTGGCAGTGGGCATTGGTCTTCACCGAGTTCTAACTCCATGCCTTaggaaagaaattaaaagcaaaatgacatcattttacCATCACGTGGTGGGAAACTTTGGACTAGACAAACAGACGTTTGTAGCTCACTGGAAATCAATTCCACCATCAAAAACACTCTTGAACTACGTCAGcatcaacaataacaacatCCATCGTAACCCACGCCACTACGACTACTGTGTAAAGGACGAAGTGTCCCTTGCCAAGCTGTTTATGAAACCTTTTATGGCACATTATAACGCCTTTGACCATTCCTTTGACTCTTCAGCGGCTTTAGCTGTTCTCTGTGGAGCTTCACCCTTCATTTCTGTCAAAGGCAACGCTGATGATGTTAGGTCTCAAGTTCGCAACAACTGGGCCCATTGCGACTTCACAATCTGGACTGAAGGCCATTACCATACCTGCTTTGATCTCATGGAGGCTCTAGTTACAAACCTGGGAATCCTACCTGCTGATGAGAAAAGTACTATTGGTGAACTGGAGCTTTGGAGGAATCAAG GACTAGAGATATGTCTCCTTAAAACACTAGATAGCACTCTTCTTCAAGACATCTGCAAGGAAATTCAACAACTTTCCGACTCGTTAGATGATTACAAGGAAGAACAACGTACGCAAATACGAAGAACACTTGAGGTATTCAGGACGGAGTTCGACAGCGCAATCTCTGCacttcaagaaaaacaaaacgcgCTGGAAAAACGATGTGAAGAGCTCAAGTGCAATCAAGATGTGATAAGAGAAGAAATGAGTACTATGGATAAAGACCATGAGATCCATTGGGAAACAACACAGGAGGTGCTGGGGCTTTGCAAAACTTTGGAAGCCAAAAGCTTGTTTATGCAGGGAGATTTGGATCAAATAATGGCAACAGTAAAGAGGATGCAGCCGTCAGAGGATGTCAGTCAAGTTGTCTTCGATGCTCCTGAACAAAGCAAGTGGTTTACTGGTAGGGAACACGAACTCAAAAGCCTAGAAAAGTGCCTTCCAttggaagaaagcaaagaagtgAGAATGGCGGCCATCTGCGGACTTGGGGGTTGTGGGAAAACAACCTTAGCAGTTCAGTTTGCCTGGCAGCATAAACACGAATACGAGGGAGGTGTGTTTTGGATTTCCATGGAGgatgaaaaaaagtttgaaaactcCCTTAGTGACCTAAGTTTACGCCTAGAAATTCAGGCGAATTCCTTCGATATGATGCTCTCCAAGGTTTTACTGTGGATATCTAAGCAGAAAAGGCCTTGGTTGTTGGTTGTTGATGACGTCGACCAATTATCCCTCTCTGAGCAAATGCACAAGGTATTTTGTGGTCGGTGGAAAAGGCAGGCAAGTGGTCATATCCTTCTTACAACTAGACGTGAAGCAAAGGAGGTCTGCGAGGCCATAAATATGGAACTTTCCTGTTGTCTTGAAGTTTATGACTTCCCAGAGGACGATGCTAAAAGGTTTCTTGTTGCTCGTTCTGGGGTCAACAGTGTAATAGAACAGGATGTTGCATTGGATGAGCTTGTTCGCGAGCTTGGTTCTCTGCCTCTTGCCTTAGAACAAGCTGGTGCACATATCAAAGCCCTTCAGTGTTCTGTTAGCAAGTACCTTGAAGAGTACAAGAGTCAGTGGTTGAATTTGTTAAATCAGCAGCTGGCAAAGCAGTCATCGGAATATGAATCTCGATCCCGCTTGGCAGTGCACACCACGtggcttttaaattttgagTACGTCAGGAAGTCACCTCATGGGGCAATTGCGTCCACTTTTGTACAAGCGTCTGCCTTCCTAGCTCCAAATGAGATCCAAGAAGAGTTAATCAACTCTCAATTGCTTACCGATGCTGATCAGTCTGGTCAAAGTTGTAACCAGCTTTCTTTGGTGAAAAACCATGTCATAAAAACTTTGAcacaattttctctttttcaaaaaacgAGTTCGAGATCACTTGGGTTGCACCGTTTGGTTCAAGAGGTCATTCGCAACAGAATGACCATAAAAGAAACTTCATCGTCATTGATAAGAGcaggaaaaatcctttttcagGCTTTCCGCGATTGCCCGTCGCCAGACAGAATACTTCAGGATGTCACCATTAGTCCACAAGAGCAGCCCTCCGCACATGTGACTAACCCCTCGCTGTTTTACCTTTGGTCCAAGTTAGCTATTCATGCTTCTGAGTTACAGGATCATCTTAGGGTATTTTTGGATCGGCCGGACATCATTAGAGAAAGTAAAACAGCCGTTCTAACTCCAGAGGCATGTCGTGTTCTGTATGAAAATGCCCTCCATTTAAGCGTTCATGGCCATCAAGAGGATGCCAAGGAATCAGAAAGGTTTTCACTTCAAATTCTGGATTCATGTCCAAGCGATGGGACGACTTTGGACCCCGAGGATTTAAGGAAGCGCTTCCCTCATACCCTGCCTCTTtcccaaaaattgcaaaagactATACTCTATTCATCTCGGCTTCCAACTGAGAATCAAGCGTCTGCAAGTTTCAAAGAAACTCAACTAAAGAGGGATTTTATAGATCAGATTCGTTTACGAGGAAACGGCCTTTTCAAAAAGGATTGTTTCAAGGAAGCTGTTGAAGCGTACACGGAAGCGCTTGAAGCAAGCCAAGACGCAAAACACCCAGATCCACGTTTGTTAAACAATCGAGCAACTGCGTATCTAAAGATGGAAAACTTCACAGAGGGCCTCCAAGATTCCGAGGAGTACATCAAGATCATGCCAGACTGCTGGAAAGGATACACAAGGAAGGCTTTGGCTTTAATTGGACTTGGATTGAGGCTTCCCGCCTTATGCTCTGCTGCCATCGCGTATTACTATGATTCTAACAGTTGCCGTTCTTATGAGCCTTTCAGAAACAAGTTTAAAGATCTCGATAAGAACTGGGAAGTCATTGACTGTTCAGAAGCACTCAGACGCTCCCTGCGTCGAAACACAAAAAAAGTTATTCTTCTTGAAAATGGACAGTACGAAATGGCAAACGGTGACTACAGGCTCACCTTAATAAAGAACACTGCAATGGCTTGCCTTAGATGTAAATCAGATGTTACAATCAACTGCACTGAAGTTACCTTGAGTGCGAATTGCCATTTCGAAAGCATCAACTTTGTCGTACAGAATGAAATTGTTGTTCCACCAAACGGAAATGCAGAATTTCACAAATGTACATTTCGGAATTCTGTGTCAAAACTGCCAGTGATGTCGATTTGTGGAGCAACAAAGTTCTTTGAATGCACAGTCAAGGACAGCAAAGGTAGTGGGATTGCAGTATCCGGACCTAAGTCGTCTGCGGCTTTAATAAAATGTAATATCAGTGGAAATGGAAGGATGGAAAACCCGTATGCCTTTGGAATAAGAGTCTTTAACAAGGGGTCATTATTGGTTCACAAATGTCACATATATGGAAATATCAGGGGAATTTGGATTGATGAGAGTCCAACAGTAGGTGTCGCAGCCAGAGGAGCAATAATAACAGATTCCGAGGTTTATGACAATAAATATGAAGGTGTTGTCGTCGGTGGAGTTCCCGGGTCACCGGTTTGCCCAGTTATTGTGATGAGTGGGAACAAGATTTACCACAACGGAATGTTCGGCTTTCGCGCTACCTTGAATATCAATGACATACGTTTTGAGGATAACATGGTGTTTGAAAATCTTTGGTGGGGTGTTTGCGTGCACAACAACTCTGGTGGTTTTTATAAAGGCAATGAGATTTGTAACAACAAAATGGGTGGAATAATGGTGGGAAAGCAGAGCCCGGGAAAGCCATCCTGTGTGGTGGAAAATAACTTTATTCATGACAACTGTGGGCCAGCCTTTCACGAAGGACTGCGGCCCTCTGAACGTGATTCTTTTCCAAAGCaattacatattttttttgacAGAGCATTTGAATCGCGATTACAAGGCCGTAGTATGGTGTCTTTTCCCAATAATGTGCTGACGGAGTTTCACCCCAACCGTTGTCTCCGGAACGACCAGAGGCAGACAAATTTTACAGCAGCTACTCTGAAACAGTACTGCGTTTATTGTTTTCAGCGTGATGTTGAATTGAAACGTTGCAAACGTTGTAAGACAGCAACGTATTGTGGAAGAAAGTGTCAGGAACTCCACTGGGAAAAGCACAAGTACACTTGCAAAGCTACTAGTGAAAGGAACTTAGTGGATGTGGATTTAACCACAGATAAAAGTTTTATGATATCGACGATTGGTGAAGGCTTAGAACCCAGTGGTCCTGACTATGCACCACCTCCGCTGAGAGATGGAAGTCGCTTTATTGTGAAAGTACAAACCCTAGAGGCAGATACTACTTTTGGAAAGATCATTGACATGAGAGGATTTGTCAGCGATGAACAGGACCCAAACAAAGCCAGAATTATGATTTATGACCGTAGCCGCCATGTCAACTTTATCACTAGTCACAAACCACCGCTCTACCATTTGATTATGGGTTGCGGAATGATGGGAGTGACTATGACGCTTACTAAGAAATTGTATTGTTGGGCGGCGTTTAAAGACGCTAAGACCCTTCGAATATTCACTCACGACTTTCCACAGGTTCAAAAGTGGTGA